The proteins below are encoded in one region of Belonocnema kinseyi isolate 2016_QV_RU_SX_M_011 chromosome 3, B_treatae_v1, whole genome shotgun sequence:
- the LOC117170116 gene encoding uncharacterized protein LOC117170116 isoform X2 yields MLSKIHFKMIINIVFLSLFFMQSFCKAEICSPSDPSCPPRVIANTIAEIKTRPSILADDALDHPILHKKDIVEDAPLMDDGSDDEKVNCQWSDTPSRRVNHGPGPVDRADSRKYSKVRPWHWLDQFESPFFYPPAGLQADDDHRMLHEKDLREGISKYDTYSPFNEAKWSEWSQPTRYTLEDTLNNILSTYGLQGRRFNLRLSQEQTYRLYRLISNLVKENNWNGYRPDTITPKNDHNGIIAKK; encoded by the exons ATGTTGTCGAAAATCCACttcaaaatgattataaatatagTGTTCTTATCACTGTTCTTTATGCAATCATTTTGCAAAGCAGAAATATGTTCG CCTTCAGATCCAAGCTGTCCACCGAGAGTGATAGCTAATACTATAGCGGAAATTAAGACGAGG ccaAGCATTCTAGCCGACGATGCTCTAGATCATCCGATACTCCATAAAAAAGAT attgtagAGGATGCACCACTTATGGATGACGGTTCAGAT gatgaGAAAGTGAATTGTCAATGGAGTGATACA CCTAGCCGACGAGTAAACCACGGGCCTGGCCCTGTCGATCGTGCG gattcgagaaaatattctaaagtcCGCCCATGG CATTGGTTAGATCAATTCGAAAGTCCTTTTTTCTATCCTcca gCAGGTCTTCAAGCTGATGATGATCATCGAATGTTACATGAAAAAGATTTAAgagaa GGCATAAGCAAATATGATACATACTCTCCATtt AATGAAGCAAAATGGAGTGAATGGTCTCAACCTACGCGATACACCTTAGAA GATACTCTGAATAACATTTTATCTACATACGGGCTACAAGGGCGTCGTTTCAACTTACGA ctTTCACAAGAACAAACTTATAGACTGTATAGGCTCATTAGCAATCTTGTTAAAGAGAATAATTGGAACGGATATCGTCCGGATACAATCACCCCCAAAAACGACCACAATGGAATTATTGCCAAGAAATGA
- the LOC117170116 gene encoding uncharacterized protein LOC117170116 isoform X1 has protein sequence MLSKIHFKMIINIVFLSLFFMQSFCKAEICSPSDPSCPPRVIANTIAEIKTRPSILADDALDHPILHKKDIVEDAPLMDDGSDSSIELGKTRRGVSCSWLDDEKVNCQWSDTPSRRVNHGPGPVDRADSRKYSKVRPWHWLDQFESPFFYPPAGLQADDDHRMLHEKDLREGISKYDTYSPFNEAKWSEWSQPTRYTLEDTLNNILSTYGLQGRRFNLRLSQEQTYRLYRLISNLVKENNWNGYRPDTITPKNDHNGIIAKK, from the exons ATGTTGTCGAAAATCCACttcaaaatgattataaatatagTGTTCTTATCACTGTTCTTTATGCAATCATTTTGCAAAGCAGAAATATGTTCG CCTTCAGATCCAAGCTGTCCACCGAGAGTGATAGCTAATACTATAGCGGAAATTAAGACGAGG ccaAGCATTCTAGCCGACGATGCTCTAGATCATCCGATACTCCATAAAAAAGAT attgtagAGGATGCACCACTTATGGATGACGGTTCAGAT tcatcTATCGAACTCGGCAAAACTCGTAGAGGAGTATCTTGCTCATGGTTGGAT gatgaGAAAGTGAATTGTCAATGGAGTGATACA CCTAGCCGACGAGTAAACCACGGGCCTGGCCCTGTCGATCGTGCG gattcgagaaaatattctaaagtcCGCCCATGG CATTGGTTAGATCAATTCGAAAGTCCTTTTTTCTATCCTcca gCAGGTCTTCAAGCTGATGATGATCATCGAATGTTACATGAAAAAGATTTAAgagaa GGCATAAGCAAATATGATACATACTCTCCATtt AATGAAGCAAAATGGAGTGAATGGTCTCAACCTACGCGATACACCTTAGAA GATACTCTGAATAACATTTTATCTACATACGGGCTACAAGGGCGTCGTTTCAACTTACGA ctTTCACAAGAACAAACTTATAGACTGTATAGGCTCATTAGCAATCTTGTTAAAGAGAATAATTGGAACGGATATCGTCCGGATACAATCACCCCCAAAAACGACCACAATGGAATTATTGCCAAGAAATGA